Proteins from a genomic interval of Streptomyces sp. Tu6071:
- a CDS encoding 3-hydroxyacyl-CoA dehydrogenase NAD-binding domain-containing protein, which translates to MSTTTELLREAAALFPDEVVTQAHVRHLDLPGAGRFALITLDNGLDHTKPTTFGPASLANLSAAIDQVEHEAANGEIVGVGITGKPFIFAVGADLKGVGLLERREDALAIGHGGHEVFKRLSGLAVPTFAYYNGAAMGGGVEVGLHCAYRTVSAALPAFSLPEVFLGLVPGWGGCTLLPNLIGAEKAVKVVIENSLNQNRQLKGVQVFELGIADAIFEGADFLEQSLLWTAAVLKGEIAVERPEVDRGEAWDQAVATGRFLADGKVHGAAPAAYRALDIIAAAKDGDLQAGFDAEDEALADLIMSGELRSGLYAFDLVQRRAKRPAGAPDKSLARPVNKVGVVGAGLMASQLALLFVRRLEVPVVLTDIDQARVDKGVGYVHAEIDKLLAKGRVNQDKANRLKGLVSGVLDKAEGFADADFVIEAVFEEIGVKQQVFAEVEAVVPEGAILATNTSSLSVSEMASKLKHPERVVGFHFFNPVAVLPLLEIVRGEATDDASLATAFAVAKKLKKSAVLVKDAPAFVVNRILTRFMGEIQNVIDEGTPVAVAEKAVEPLGLPMSPLVLLELVGPAIGLHVSETLHGAFPERFTVSPNLKAVVEAGKRGFYVYDSGKPELDPEVAALLQQGDKALTEEQVRDRVLDAVAEEISLMLAEGVVAEPQDIDLCLITGAGWPFHLGGITPYLDRAGVTERVTGKRFLAPGVASVPAA; encoded by the coding sequence CCGCCTCGCTCGCCAACCTGAGCGCCGCGATCGACCAGGTCGAGCACGAGGCCGCGAACGGCGAGATCGTCGGCGTCGGCATCACCGGCAAGCCGTTCATCTTCGCGGTCGGCGCCGACCTCAAGGGCGTCGGGCTGCTCGAGCGCCGCGAGGACGCGCTCGCGATCGGCCACGGCGGGCACGAGGTCTTCAAGCGCCTCTCCGGCCTCGCCGTGCCGACGTTCGCGTACTACAACGGCGCGGCGATGGGCGGTGGCGTCGAGGTCGGTCTGCACTGCGCGTACCGCACCGTCTCCGCGGCGCTGCCCGCGTTCTCGCTGCCCGAGGTCTTCCTCGGCCTCGTCCCCGGCTGGGGCGGCTGCACGCTGCTGCCGAACCTGATCGGCGCCGAGAAGGCCGTCAAGGTCGTCATCGAGAACTCGCTCAACCAGAACCGGCAGCTCAAGGGCGTGCAGGTCTTCGAACTCGGCATCGCGGACGCGATCTTCGAGGGCGCGGACTTCCTGGAGCAGTCGCTGCTGTGGACGGCGGCCGTCCTCAAGGGCGAGATCGCCGTCGAGCGTCCCGAGGTGGACCGGGGCGAGGCATGGGACCAGGCCGTCGCGACGGGCCGCTTCCTCGCGGACGGCAAGGTGCACGGCGCCGCCCCGGCCGCCTACCGCGCCCTGGACATCATCGCGGCGGCGAAGGACGGCGACCTCCAGGCCGGTTTCGACGCCGAGGACGAGGCGCTCGCCGACCTCATCATGAGCGGCGAGCTGCGCAGCGGCCTGTACGCCTTCGACCTCGTGCAGCGGCGCGCGAAGCGCCCGGCAGGGGCGCCCGACAAGTCGCTCGCGCGCCCGGTCAACAAAGTCGGCGTCGTCGGCGCCGGGCTCATGGCCTCGCAGCTCGCGCTCCTCTTCGTCCGCCGCCTCGAAGTGCCGGTCGTGCTGACCGACATCGACCAGGCGCGTGTCGACAAGGGCGTCGGCTACGTGCACGCCGAGATCGACAAGCTGCTCGCCAAGGGCCGCGTCAACCAGGACAAGGCGAACCGCCTCAAGGGCCTGGTCAGCGGTGTCCTGGACAAGGCCGAGGGCTTCGCGGACGCGGACTTCGTGATCGAGGCCGTCTTCGAGGAGATCGGCGTCAAGCAGCAGGTCTTCGCCGAGGTCGAGGCGGTCGTGCCCGAGGGCGCGATCCTCGCGACGAACACGTCCTCGCTCTCGGTGAGCGAGATGGCGTCGAAGCTCAAGCACCCCGAGCGAGTCGTCGGCTTCCACTTCTTCAACCCGGTCGCGGTCCTGCCGCTCCTGGAGATCGTGCGCGGCGAGGCCACGGACGACGCCTCGCTCGCGACGGCCTTCGCCGTGGCGAAGAAGCTGAAGAAGAGCGCGGTGCTCGTCAAGGACGCCCCGGCGTTCGTCGTGAACCGCATCCTGACGCGCTTCATGGGCGAGATCCAGAACGTCATCGACGAGGGCACCCCGGTCGCCGTCGCCGAGAAGGCCGTCGAGCCGCTCGGTCTGCCGATGTCGCCGCTCGTGCTCCTGGAGCTGGTCGGCCCGGCGATCGGCCTGCACGTCTCCGAGACGCTGCACGGCGCCTTCCCCGAGCGCTTCACGGTCTCGCCGAACCTCAAGGCGGTCGTCGAGGCGGGCAAGCGCGGCTTCTACGTGTACGACTCCGGCAAGCCGGAGCTGGACCCGGAGGTCGCGGCGCTTCTCCAGCAGGGCGACAAGGCCCTGACGGAGGAGCAGGTGCGGGACCGCGTGCTCGATGCGGTGGCCGAGGAGATCTCGCTCATGCTCGCCGAGGGCGTCGTCGCCGAGCCGCAGGACATCGACCTGTGCCTCATCACGGGCGCGGGCTGGCCCTTCCACCTGGGCGGCATCACCCCGTACCTGGACCGCGCGGGTGTCACCGAGCGCGTCACGGGCAAGCGCTTCCTGGCGCCGGGCGTGGCGTCGGTACCGGCGGCCTGA
- a CDS encoding LCP family protein — MSYDDTPPPGPPATPRAASRRKDRRKSGKRHVGRWILIGLVVVVLAAGGTGWWYYEHLNGNLKGVDLSKQLDESTRPKKTVAAGNATNLLVLGSDSRSGDNGKLDAGNVSGARSDTALLVHIPEGRQKAVAVSIPRDTLVDRPECEKHDGATLPAAHRVMFNSVYSLAGPACVVKTVEKMSDVRVDHLVEVDFAGFKGLVDAIGGVTVTTDEDIHDAKSGFDLPKGTHKLDGTDSLKFVRTRYGHGDGSDLGRIGLQQQFLLALLSEVKNQDLLGSPTKAIKMANSATKALTTDEDLASLTSLAKFARSMRGIDPNTMETIMMPVAYDKQDANRVVPAEPQAAQLWKAIRNDVDIPESAKKSPATGG; from the coding sequence ATGAGCTACGACGACACGCCGCCGCCCGGCCCCCCGGCCACCCCTCGCGCCGCATCCCGCCGCAAGGACCGCCGGAAGAGCGGGAAGCGCCACGTCGGCCGCTGGATTCTCATCGGTCTCGTGGTCGTCGTGCTCGCCGCAGGCGGGACCGGCTGGTGGTACTACGAGCACCTGAACGGCAATCTCAAGGGCGTGGACCTGAGCAAGCAGCTCGACGAGTCCACGCGCCCGAAGAAGACCGTCGCCGCCGGGAACGCGACCAACCTCCTGGTGCTCGGCTCCGACTCGCGCTCGGGCGACAACGGCAAGCTCGACGCGGGGAACGTGAGCGGGGCCCGCTCGGACACCGCGCTGCTCGTGCACATCCCCGAGGGCCGGCAGAAGGCCGTCGCGGTGAGCATCCCGCGCGACACGCTCGTGGACCGGCCCGAGTGCGAGAAGCACGACGGCGCGACGCTCCCGGCCGCGCACCGCGTCATGTTCAACTCGGTGTACTCGCTCGCGGGGCCCGCCTGCGTCGTCAAGACCGTCGAGAAGATGTCGGACGTACGCGTCGACCACCTCGTCGAGGTGGACTTCGCCGGATTCAAGGGGCTCGTGGACGCGATCGGCGGCGTCACCGTGACGACGGACGAGGACATCCACGACGCCAAGAGCGGCTTCGACCTGCCGAAGGGCACGCACAAGCTCGACGGCACCGACTCGCTCAAGTTCGTCCGCACCCGCTACGGCCACGGCGACGGCAGCGACCTCGGCCGCATCGGTCTCCAGCAGCAGTTCCTGCTGGCCCTGCTGAGCGAGGTGAAGAACCAGGACCTCCTCGGCAGCCCCACCAAGGCCATCAAGATGGCGAACTCCGCGACCAAGGCGCTCACCACGGACGAGGACCTCGCCTCGCTCACGTCCCTCGCCAAGTTCGCCCGGAGCATGCGGGGGATCGACCCGAACACGATGGAGACGATCATGATGCCGGTCGCCTACGACAAGCAGGACGCCAACCGCGTCGTCCCCGCGGAACCACAGGCCGCCCAGCTGTGGAAGGCGATCCGCAACGACGTGGACATCCCGGAGTCGGCGAAGAAGTCGCCGGCGACGGGGGGCTGA
- a CDS encoding NTP pyrophosphohydrolase: MNAQRTLVVDAANVVGSVPDGWWKDRKGAAERLRDSLARFGSEGLPGWPAPLDVVLVVEGAARGVAEVEGVRVVAAPGSGDDQIVAEVERAPGPALVITADRELRARVTALGAEVAGPRTVRP, encoded by the coding sequence ATGAACGCACAGCGCACACTCGTCGTGGACGCCGCCAATGTCGTCGGCTCGGTGCCGGACGGCTGGTGGAAGGACCGCAAGGGGGCCGCCGAGCGGCTTCGGGACTCGCTCGCGCGGTTCGGGAGCGAGGGGCTGCCCGGCTGGCCGGCGCCGCTCGACGTGGTGCTCGTCGTCGAGGGCGCCGCGCGGGGCGTGGCGGAGGTCGAGGGCGTACGGGTCGTGGCCGCGCCCGGCAGCGGTGACGACCAGATCGTGGCGGAGGTCGAGCGGGCCCCGGGCCCGGCCCTCGTCATCACGGCCGACCGCGAACTGCGCGCGAGGGTCACGGCCTTGGGCGCCGAGGTGGCGGGCCCCCGCACCGTACGGCCCTGA
- a CDS encoding ArnT family glycosyltransferase, with translation MLAPPPPPSPAPAPTAALPPPAVRDRYWWRLLPALAALALLVRVPSFTRPLWNPDEGYLAVQARMLAAGGSLYDTVVDRKPPLVPWLYQASFALTGDTTLLGPRLLAVLSWLLTAAFTASLARRHAGPRAGIAAGILCLLLSAGLSPADSQAASFEVFMLPATVAAVWCADRAHWCGAGLALAAAFLAKQTGLAVLLPLLWCVPHRAPAGDRARALGLLLGSAALPVLLAALATAPRGFLFWTLTGSGDYLAFSGSLATLAGRALVNTALLAGAVAGVLPAALAAVRARRTGLGPATGWLWLWLAGAALATALGLRFFGHYFLHLVPPLALLGAGALAQAPRRARRTALAVCAGCCALFLAWGLLAPRTGYEHSRRVAAEIARRTAPGEAVLVWGMHPETYWLAHRPPASRYLTAGLLTNFGGGRTGTTAVGEKWAVRGAWPTFRRELTTRPPALVVDDARGAPYRLSRTPTLRSWLRQGYVREGGVDGAVVYVRRGE, from the coding sequence ATGCTCGCCCCGCCCCCACCGCCGTCCCCGGCCCCCGCCCCCACCGCCGCGCTCCCGCCGCCCGCCGTCCGCGACCGCTACTGGTGGCGCCTGCTCCCCGCCCTGGCGGCCCTCGCCCTCCTCGTCCGGGTCCCCTCCTTCACCCGCCCCCTGTGGAACCCGGACGAGGGCTACCTCGCCGTCCAGGCCCGCATGCTCGCCGCCGGCGGGAGCCTCTACGACACCGTCGTGGACCGCAAGCCGCCGCTCGTCCCCTGGCTCTACCAGGCGTCCTTCGCCCTCACCGGGGACACGACGCTCCTCGGCCCCCGGCTCCTCGCGGTCCTCTCCTGGCTCCTCACGGCCGCCTTCACCGCCTCGCTCGCCCGCCGCCACGCGGGCCCCCGCGCCGGAATCGCCGCCGGAATCCTGTGCCTCCTCCTCTCCGCCGGGCTCAGCCCGGCCGACTCCCAGGCGGCGAGCTTCGAGGTCTTCATGCTCCCGGCCACCGTGGCGGCGGTGTGGTGCGCCGACCGCGCCCACTGGTGCGGCGCCGGACTCGCCCTCGCCGCCGCCTTCCTCGCCAAGCAGACCGGGCTCGCCGTCCTGCTCCCGCTCCTGTGGTGCGTCCCGCACCGCGCCCCTGCCGGGGACCGGGCGCGCGCCCTCGGCCTGCTCCTCGGCTCCGCCGCCCTGCCCGTCCTCCTCGCGGCCCTCGCCACGGCCCCGCGCGGCTTCCTCTTCTGGACCCTCACGGGCTCGGGCGACTACCTCGCCTTCTCCGGCTCCCTCGCGACGCTCGCGGGCCGCGCCCTCGTCAACACCGCGCTCCTCGCCGGGGCGGTGGCCGGAGTGCTCCCCGCCGCCCTCGCGGCGGTGCGGGCCCGGCGCACCGGACTCGGCCCGGCCACGGGCTGGCTGTGGCTCTGGCTCGCGGGCGCGGCCCTCGCGACGGCGCTGGGACTGCGCTTCTTCGGCCACTACTTCCTGCACCTCGTACCGCCGCTCGCGCTCCTCGGCGCGGGCGCCCTCGCCCAGGCACCCCGCCGTGCTCGCCGCACCGCGCTCGCGGTCTGCGCCGGCTGCTGCGCGCTCTTCCTCGCCTGGGGCCTGCTCGCGCCCCGTACCGGCTACGAGCACTCCCGCCGCGTCGCCGCCGAGATCGCCCGCCGCACCGCGCCCGGCGAAGCGGTGCTCGTCTGGGGCATGCACCCCGAGACGTACTGGCTCGCCCACCGCCCGCCCGCGAGCCGCTACCTGACCGCGGGCCTTCTCACCAACTTCGGCGGCGGGCGCACGGGTACGACGGCGGTGGGCGAGAAATGGGCGGTACGGGGCGCGTGGCCCACCTTCCGCCGCGAACTCACCACCCGCCCCCCGGCCCTGGTCGTCGACGACGCCCGCGGCGCCCCCTACCGCCTCTCGCGCACCCCGACCCTGCGGTCATGGCTGCGGCAGGGATACGTACGGGAGGGAGGGGTGGACGGGGCGGTGGTGTACGTACGGCGGGGGGAGTAG
- a CDS encoding amino acid permease gives MNSHSPFRARTLFRTKNIEQSIKDTEDPEHALRKSLSALDLTVFGVGVVIGTGIFVLTGKVAKQNAGPSVAIAFAVAGVVCALAALCYAEFSSTVPVAGSAYTFSYASLGEFPAWIIGWDLILELALGSAVVAVGWSGYIRSLLDTAGFHLPQWLSGTHDGHFGFDLLAALLVLVLTGILVAGTKLSSRVTNVIVAVKVTVVLIVVIVGAFFVTGANYKPFVPPSEPTGGGGGLTAPLIQLIAGFTPSNFGVMGIFTAAAVVFFAFIGFDVVATAAEETRNPQRDVPRGILGSLAICTVLYIAVSIVVTGMQKYTDLTVDAPLADAFKAVGHPFWAGLISFGAAVGLTSVCMILLLGQTRVFFAMSRDGLLPKGFSKVHPRFGSPYRSTALLGGVVAVVAGFTSIDELAELVNIGTLFAFVVVALGVIILRRTRPDLHRSFRTPLVPWLPIASVLASLWLMLNLPAETWLRFLIWMVLGTILYGAYGHRHSRLDTPGGAPGKG, from the coding sequence TTGAACAGCCACAGCCCCTTCCGTGCGAGGACCCTGTTCCGCACGAAGAACATCGAGCAGTCGATCAAGGACACCGAGGACCCGGAGCACGCGCTCCGGAAATCCCTCTCCGCTCTCGACCTGACCGTCTTCGGCGTCGGGGTCGTCATCGGCACCGGGATCTTCGTGCTCACGGGGAAGGTCGCCAAGCAGAACGCGGGCCCCTCGGTCGCGATCGCCTTCGCCGTCGCCGGGGTCGTGTGCGCGCTCGCCGCGCTGTGCTACGCCGAGTTCTCCTCGACGGTCCCGGTCGCGGGCTCCGCGTACACCTTCTCCTACGCCTCGCTCGGCGAGTTCCCCGCCTGGATCATCGGCTGGGACCTCATCCTCGAACTCGCGCTCGGCTCGGCGGTGGTGGCGGTCGGCTGGTCCGGCTACATCCGCTCCCTGCTCGACACGGCGGGATTCCACCTCCCGCAGTGGCTCAGCGGCACGCACGACGGGCACTTCGGCTTCGACCTCCTCGCGGCACTCCTCGTCCTCGTCCTCACCGGCATCCTCGTCGCGGGCACCAAGCTCTCCTCGCGGGTCACGAACGTCATCGTCGCCGTCAAGGTGACCGTCGTCCTGATCGTCGTGATCGTCGGCGCCTTCTTCGTCACGGGCGCCAACTACAAGCCCTTCGTGCCCCCCTCCGAGCCCACCGGGGGCGGCGGCGGCCTCACCGCCCCGCTCATCCAGCTCATCGCCGGATTCACCCCGTCGAACTTCGGCGTCATGGGCATCTTCACGGCCGCCGCGGTCGTCTTCTTCGCCTTCATCGGCTTCGACGTCGTCGCGACGGCCGCCGAGGAGACCCGCAACCCGCAGCGCGACGTCCCGCGCGGCATCCTCGGCTCTCTCGCCATCTGCACGGTCCTCTACATCGCCGTCTCGATCGTCGTCACCGGCATGCAGAAGTACACCGACCTCACCGTGGACGCCCCGCTCGCCGACGCCTTCAAGGCCGTCGGGCACCCCTTCTGGGCCGGGCTCATCAGCTTCGGCGCCGCGGTCGGGCTCACCTCCGTCTGCATGATCCTGCTCCTCGGCCAGACCCGCGTCTTCTTCGCCATGAGCCGCGACGGCCTGCTGCCCAAGGGCTTCTCCAAGGTCCACCCGCGCTTCGGCTCCCCCTACCGCTCCACCGCGCTGCTCGGCGGCGTCGTCGCGGTCGTCGCCGGGTTCACCTCGATCGACGAACTCGCCGAACTCGTCAACATCGGCACCCTGTTCGCCTTCGTCGTCGTCGCGCTCGGCGTCATCATCCTGCGCCGCACCCGCCCCGACCTCCACCGCTCCTTCCGCACCCCGCTCGTGCCCTGGCTGCCGATCGCCTCGGTCCTCGCCTCGCTGTGGCTCATGCTCAACCTCCCGGCCGAGACCTGGCTCCGCTTCCTCATCTGGATGGTCCTCGGCACGATCCTGTACGGGGCCTACGGGCACCGCCACAGCCGGCTCGACACCCCCGGCGGCGCACCCGGCAAGGGGTAA
- the dxs gene encoding 1-deoxy-D-xylulose-5-phosphate synthase, with amino-acid sequence MPLLTRITGPRDLDRLSPEQLDELAGEIRTFLVEAVSKTGGHLGPNLGVVELTIALHRVFESPRDRVLFDTGHQAYVHKLLTGRQDFSQLRTKGGLSGYPSRAESEHDVIENSHASTVLGWADGLAKANQVLGKDDHVVAVIGDGALTGGMAWEALNNIAAAKDRPLVIVVNDNERSYAPTIGGLANHLATLRTTDGYERFLTRGREMLERTPVVGRPLYETLHGAKKGLKDFIAPQGMFEDLGLKYVGPIDGHDMEALESALTRAKRFGGPVIVHCITQKGRGYEHAEHDEADRFHGIGPIHPDTGLPVKTAAASWTSVFGDEMVRIGREREDLVAITAAMLQPVGLKKFAEAFPERVYDVGIAEQHAAVSAAGLATGGLHPVFAVYATFLNRAFDQVLMDVALHKCGVTFVLDRAGVTGDDGASHNGMWDMSLLQIVPSLRISAPRDAEQLRAQLREAVAVDDAPTVVRYSKGVVGPAVPAVGRVGGMDVLREAGTEHPDVLLVSVGALAPMCLETAKLLDKQGISTTVVDPRWVKPVDEALAPLAEKHRIVVTVEDNSRVGGVGSAIAQALRDAGVDLPLRDFGIPPRFLDHASRKEVLAEIGLTAPDIARQVTGLVAGLQGAYETERATADERVERTRD; translated from the coding sequence GTGCCGCTGCTGACCCGCATCACGGGACCGCGCGATCTGGACCGGCTCAGCCCTGAGCAGCTCGACGAGCTGGCCGGGGAGATCAGGACCTTCCTCGTGGAGGCCGTTTCCAAGACCGGCGGCCACCTCGGCCCCAACCTCGGGGTCGTCGAACTCACGATCGCCCTGCACCGCGTCTTCGAATCGCCGCGCGACCGCGTCCTCTTCGACACCGGCCACCAGGCGTACGTGCACAAGCTCCTCACCGGCCGCCAGGACTTCTCGCAGCTCCGCACCAAGGGCGGTCTCTCCGGCTACCCCTCGCGCGCCGAGTCCGAGCACGACGTCATCGAGAACAGCCACGCCTCCACGGTGCTCGGCTGGGCCGACGGCCTCGCGAAGGCCAACCAGGTGCTCGGCAAGGACGACCACGTCGTCGCCGTCATCGGCGACGGGGCGCTCACCGGCGGCATGGCCTGGGAGGCGCTCAACAACATCGCCGCCGCCAAGGACCGCCCCCTCGTCATCGTCGTCAACGACAACGAGCGCTCGTACGCGCCGACGATCGGCGGCCTCGCGAACCACCTCGCCACGCTCCGCACCACCGACGGCTACGAGCGCTTCCTCACCCGCGGCAGGGAGATGCTGGAGCGCACCCCCGTCGTGGGCCGCCCGCTCTACGAGACGCTGCACGGCGCGAAGAAGGGCCTCAAGGACTTCATCGCCCCGCAGGGCATGTTCGAGGACCTCGGCCTCAAGTACGTCGGCCCCATCGACGGCCACGACATGGAGGCCCTGGAGTCCGCCCTCACGCGCGCCAAGCGCTTCGGCGGGCCCGTCATCGTGCACTGCATCACGCAGAAGGGCCGCGGCTACGAGCACGCGGAGCACGACGAGGCGGACCGCTTCCACGGCATCGGCCCGATCCACCCCGACACGGGGCTCCCGGTCAAGACCGCGGCGGCGAGCTGGACCTCCGTCTTCGGCGACGAGATGGTCCGCATCGGCCGCGAGCGCGAGGACCTCGTCGCGATCACCGCGGCGATGCTCCAGCCGGTCGGCCTCAAGAAGTTCGCCGAGGCGTTCCCCGAGCGCGTCTACGACGTCGGCATCGCCGAGCAGCACGCGGCGGTCTCCGCCGCCGGGCTCGCGACCGGCGGCCTGCACCCCGTCTTCGCGGTGTACGCGACCTTCCTGAACCGCGCCTTCGACCAGGTCCTCATGGACGTCGCCCTGCACAAGTGCGGAGTGACCTTCGTCCTGGACCGCGCGGGCGTCACCGGCGACGACGGCGCCTCGCACAACGGCATGTGGGACATGTCGCTGCTCCAGATCGTCCCGTCCCTGCGGATCTCCGCGCCGCGCGACGCCGAGCAGCTGCGCGCCCAGCTCCGCGAGGCCGTCGCCGTCGACGACGCGCCGACCGTGGTCCGCTACTCCAAGGGCGTCGTCGGGCCCGCCGTACCGGCCGTGGGCCGCGTCGGGGGCATGGACGTGCTGCGCGAGGCGGGCACCGAGCACCCCGACGTGCTCCTCGTCTCCGTGGGCGCGCTCGCCCCGATGTGCCTCGAGACCGCGAAGCTCCTCGACAAGCAGGGCATCTCCACGACCGTCGTCGACCCGCGCTGGGTCAAGCCGGTCGACGAGGCGCTCGCCCCGCTCGCCGAGAAGCACCGCATCGTCGTCACCGTCGAGGACAACAGCCGCGTCGGCGGTGTCGGCTCCGCGATCGCGCAGGCGCTGCGCGACGCGGGCGTCGACCTCCCGCTGCGCGACTTCGGCATCCCGCCGCGCTTCCTCGACCACGCCTCGCGCAAGGAGGTGCTCGCCGAGATCGGCCTCACGGCCCCCGACATCGCCCGCCAGGTCACAGGGCTCGTCGCGGGCCTCCAGGGCGCCTACGAGACGGAGCGGGCCACCGCCGACGAGCGGGTGGAGCGCACGCGCGACTGA
- a CDS encoding sugar ABC transporter permease codes for MSTDKTPEQAPVKTSVAKSGTKVPGQTSTAKSDAPVEAPAAAAGAATAIDPRLLVREQGFGGYISEFGRKIRAGELGYIPVVGALVIIAIIFQSLNSAFLSAGNISDIAVAMVGTGTIAVGIVFVLLLGEIDLSVGSVSGVAGAMFAVLAVSHGMAEWLAFVLAIVSGVVMGSIHGFFFSKIGVPAFAVTLAGLLFWNGFMLKLLGDNGTINLDGDGFVGKLTGYYFSDVAAAYGLAVVGVVVFFLSSFFDSRRRERAGVPARPLAEIIVRTVALAIVAFLIAYLFNQNRGLPLAVLIFVVILLVTDVVLRRTSYGRKVFALGGSVEASRRAGINVALVRTSVFAISGGFAALGGIFIASKITAANQSAGAGDLLMNAIAAAVIGGTSLFGGRGRTWDALLGVLVITSIQYGLALEGVASPVQYMITGAVLLATVVIDAITRKTQKTAGRA; via the coding sequence GTGAGCACCGACAAGACCCCCGAGCAGGCCCCGGTGAAGACCTCGGTCGCCAAGAGCGGGACCAAGGTCCCCGGGCAGACCTCCACCGCCAAGAGCGACGCGCCCGTCGAGGCTCCTGCGGCTGCCGCGGGCGCCGCGACCGCGATCGACCCGCGTCTCCTGGTCCGGGAGCAGGGCTTCGGCGGCTACATCAGCGAATTCGGGCGCAAGATCCGCGCCGGTGAACTGGGGTACATCCCGGTCGTCGGTGCCCTCGTGATCATCGCGATCATCTTCCAGAGCCTCAACAGCGCCTTCCTCTCGGCGGGGAACATCTCCGACATCGCTGTCGCGATGGTCGGCACCGGGACGATCGCTGTCGGCATCGTCTTCGTCCTGCTGCTCGGCGAGATCGACCTCTCGGTCGGCTCGGTCAGCGGTGTGGCGGGCGCGATGTTCGCCGTTCTCGCCGTCTCCCACGGCATGGCGGAATGGCTTGCCTTCGTCCTCGCCATCGTCTCCGGCGTGGTGATGGGCTCGATCCACGGCTTCTTCTTCTCGAAGATCGGGGTGCCCGCCTTCGCCGTCACCCTCGCGGGCCTGCTCTTCTGGAACGGCTTCATGCTGAAGCTGCTCGGCGACAACGGCACGATCAACCTCGACGGCGACGGCTTCGTCGGCAAGCTGACCGGCTACTACTTCTCCGATGTCGCCGCCGCCTACGGGCTCGCGGTCGTCGGTGTCGTGGTCTTCTTCCTCAGCTCCTTCTTCGACTCCCGCCGTCGCGAGCGTGCGGGCGTGCCGGCGCGGCCGCTCGCCGAGATCATCGTCCGCACGGTGGCCCTCGCGATCGTCGCCTTCCTGATCGCGTACCTCTTCAACCAGAACCGCGGTCTTCCGCTGGCCGTCCTGATCTTCGTCGTGATCCTTCTGGTGACCGATGTCGTCCTGCGCCGCACTTCCTACGGCCGCAAGGTCTTCGCCCTCGGTGGCAGCGTCGAGGCGAGCCGTCGCGCCGGTATCAACGTGGCGCTCGTGCGGACCTCGGTCTTCGCCATCTCCGGCGGCTTCGCGGCCCTCGGCGGTATCTTCATCGCCTCGAAGATCACTGCCGCCAACCAGAGCGCCGGCGCCGGCGACCTCCTGATGAACGCCATCGCCGCGGCCGTCATCGGCGGCACGAGCCTCTTCGGTGGCCGCGGTCGTACCTGGGACGCCCTGCTCGGTGTACTGGTGATCACCTCGATCCAGTACGGCCTGGCCCTCGAAGGCGTCGCCTCCCCGGTCCAGTACATGATCACCGGCGCGGTCCTCCTCGCCACCGTCGTCATCGACGCGATCACCCGCAAGACCCAGAAGACAGCGGGTCGCGCCTGA
- a CDS encoding ATP-binding cassette domain-containing protein: MVHVSAAPVLALRGVSKRFGAVQALTDVELEVRAGEVVALVGDNGAGKSTLVKTIAGVHPIDDGVIEWEGRPVRINKPQDAQHLGIATVYQDLSLCDNIDVVGNLYLGRELRRYGFLDEVEMERRSRELLTSLSIRIPSVRIPIASLSGGQRQVVAIARSMLGEPKLVILDEPTAALGVEQTAQVLDLVERLRERGLAVILISHNMEDVRAVADRVAVMRLGRNNGVFDVKSTSQEEIISAITGATDNAVTRRAARGVEAGK, translated from the coding sequence ATGGTTCACGTGTCCGCTGCGCCCGTGTTGGCGTTGCGCGGGGTCTCCAAGCGATTCGGTGCCGTCCAGGCGCTCACCGATGTCGAGCTTGAGGTCCGCGCCGGTGAAGTGGTCGCCCTTGTCGGCGACAACGGCGCCGGCAAGTCCACGCTGGTCAAGACGATCGCCGGAGTCCACCCCATCGATGACGGTGTCATCGAGTGGGAGGGCAGGCCGGTCCGTATCAACAAGCCCCAGGACGCCCAGCATCTGGGCATCGCGACGGTCTACCAGGACCTCTCGCTGTGCGACAACATCGACGTCGTCGGCAATCTCTACCTCGGTCGGGAGCTGCGCCGGTACGGATTCCTCGACGAGGTCGAGATGGAGCGCCGTTCGCGCGAGCTGCTCACCTCGCTCTCCATCCGTATCCCGAGCGTCCGCATCCCGATCGCCTCGCTCTCCGGTGGTCAGCGCCAGGTCGTCGCGATCGCGCGCTCGATGCTCGGCGAGCCGAAGCTCGTGATCCTCGACGAGCCCACCGCCGCCCTCGGCGTCGAGCAGACCGCCCAGGTCCTCGACCTCGTCGAGCGGCTGCGCGAGCGTGGCCTCGCGGTCATCCTCATCAGCCACAACATGGAGGACGTGAGGGCGGTCGCCGACCGGGTCGCCGTCATGCGCCTCGGCCGCAACAACGGTGTCTTCGACGTGAAGAGCACCTCGCAGGAAGAGATCATCTCCGCCATCACAGGCGCCACGGACAATGCCGTGACCCGCCGGGCGGCGCGCGGTGTGGAGGCAGGCAAGTGA